A single region of the Pseudorhodoplanes sp. genome encodes:
- a CDS encoding class I SAM-dependent methyltransferase yields MMREADQIIGVYERHAQAYDKVRGRSLFEKSWLDRFLALVPKGGSVLDLGCGMGEPIARYIIESGRAVIGVDSSSRLIELCKARYAAQTWRVADMRTLSLGMRFDGLLAWDSFFHLPPDEQRAMFGVFAAHAAPRAALMFTSGPAHGVAIGKFEGEPLYHASLDPDEYRTLLRDNGFGVVAHVADDPACGGHTVWLAQNG; encoded by the coding sequence ATGATGCGAGAAGCTGATCAGATCATTGGAGTGTATGAGCGGCACGCGCAAGCCTATGACAAGGTGCGTGGGCGCAGCCTGTTCGAGAAATCCTGGCTTGATCGTTTTCTCGCGCTGGTCCCAAAGGGTGGCTCGGTGCTCGATCTCGGCTGCGGCATGGGCGAGCCGATCGCGCGCTACATCATTGAGAGCGGCCGTGCCGTGATCGGTGTCGATTCCTCGTCCAGACTGATCGAGCTCTGCAAGGCGCGCTATGCCGCGCAGACCTGGCGCGTCGCCGACATGCGCACGCTCTCGCTCGGCATGCGCTTCGATGGCCTGCTCGCGTGGGACAGCTTCTTTCATCTGCCGCCCGACGAGCAGCGCGCTATGTTCGGAGTCTTCGCCGCGCACGCCGCGCCGCGCGCCGCGCTGATGTTCACCAGCGGGCCGGCGCATGGCGTCGCCATCGGCAAGTTCGAGGGCGAGCCGCTCTATCATGCCAGCCTCGATCCGGACGAGTACCGGACCTTGCTGCGCGACAACGGCTTCGGCGTCGTCGCGCATGTCGCGGACGATCCCGCCTGCGGCGGCCACACCGTCTGGCTGGCGCAAAACGGCTAG
- a CDS encoding nucleoside deaminase, whose amino-acid sequence MSAPSYMDIALDEARAAAARGEVPVGCVIVRSGEVIARAGNRTLADRDPTAHAELLALRQAAAKLGSERLIDCDLHVTLEPCTMCTAAMSFARIRRLYYGARDPKGGAVESGVRFFSSTTCHHRPEIYGGIGESEAAALLREFFKERR is encoded by the coding sequence ATGTCCGCTCCCTCATACATGGACATCGCCCTCGACGAAGCTCGTGCCGCTGCGGCACGCGGCGAAGTGCCGGTCGGCTGCGTCATCGTGCGGAGCGGCGAGGTGATCGCGCGTGCGGGCAACCGCACATTGGCTGACCGTGATCCCACCGCGCATGCCGAATTGCTGGCACTCCGGCAGGCCGCGGCGAAGCTCGGCAGTGAACGGCTCATCGACTGCGATCTCCATGTCACGCTTGAACCATGCACCATGTGCACGGCGGCGATGTCCTTCGCGCGCATCCGGCGGCTTTACTACGGCGCACGCGACCCGAAAGGCGGAGCGGTGGAGAGCGGGGTGCGGTTCTTTTCGTCGACGACGTGTCATCACCGGCCGGAAATTTATGGCGGGATCGGGGAAAGCGAGGCGGCTGCGTTGCTGAGGGAGTTTTTCAAGGAGAGGCGGTAG
- the purD gene encoding phosphoribosylamine--glycine ligase gives MNILLLGSGGREHALAWKIAVSPLLKKLYCAPGNAGIAQEAEIVPLDIGDHAAVIAFCKQNAINFVVVGPEAPLCAGIVDDLEAAGIKAFGPSKKAAQLEGSKGFTKDLCKANNIPTAAYERFTSAELAKDYVRAQGAPIVVKADGLAAGKGVVVAQTVDEALDAIDLMFAGSLGAAGAEVVVEEFLSGEEASFFALCDGTTAIPLASAQDHKRAFDNDQGPNTGGMGAYSPAPVMTDEMTKRTMDEIVMPTMRAMSAMGAPYKGVLFAGLMITRDGPKLIEYNCRFGDPETQVLMLRLMSDLVPALVAARDGVLKNFDLRWYPDSALTVVMASKGYPGDYRKGTLIKGLAEAAAIEGVEIFHAGTRAEGDAILAAGGRVLNVCGLGKTVSEAQERAYEAVDRIDWPEGFCRRDIGRRAIEREMI, from the coding sequence ATGAATATTCTCCTTCTCGGCTCAGGTGGCCGCGAACATGCGCTGGCGTGGAAAATAGCGGTGAGCCCGCTGCTCAAGAAGCTCTATTGCGCGCCTGGCAATGCCGGGATCGCGCAGGAAGCCGAGATTGTGCCGCTCGATATCGGCGATCATGCGGCAGTGATCGCTTTCTGCAAGCAGAACGCGATCAACTTCGTTGTGGTTGGTCCCGAGGCGCCCCTTTGCGCAGGAATTGTCGACGATCTGGAAGCGGCCGGCATCAAGGCGTTCGGCCCGAGCAAAAAGGCCGCGCAGCTCGAAGGCTCAAAAGGCTTCACGAAGGATTTGTGCAAAGCGAACAATATTCCGACTGCGGCCTATGAGCGCTTCACATCGGCTGAACTGGCGAAGGACTATGTGCGCGCGCAGGGTGCTCCCATCGTGGTGAAAGCGGATGGTCTCGCCGCCGGCAAGGGAGTCGTCGTTGCGCAGACGGTCGATGAAGCGCTCGACGCCATTGACTTGATGTTTGCCGGCTCGCTCGGTGCCGCGGGCGCAGAGGTTGTCGTCGAGGAATTCCTCAGCGGCGAGGAAGCCTCTTTCTTCGCGCTCTGCGACGGCACCACCGCCATTCCCCTTGCCTCCGCGCAGGATCACAAGCGCGCCTTCGACAACGATCAGGGTCCGAATACAGGCGGCATGGGCGCCTATTCCCCGGCGCCGGTGATGACCGACGAGATGACGAAGCGCACCATGGACGAGATCGTGATGCCGACCATGCGCGCGATGAGCGCGATGGGCGCACCCTACAAGGGTGTTCTGTTCGCGGGATTGATGATCACAAGAGATGGCCCGAAGCTGATCGAATACAATTGCCGTTTCGGCGATCCGGAAACCCAGGTGCTGATGCTGCGCCTGATGTCCGATCTGGTGCCGGCGCTGGTGGCTGCGCGCGACGGCGTGCTGAAGAATTTCGATCTGCGCTGGTATCCGGATTCGGCGCTGACCGTGGTGATGGCCTCCAAGGGTTATCCCGGCGATTACAGGAAGGGCACGCTCATCAAGGGGCTCGCGGAGGCCGCCGCCATTGAGGGCGTCGAGATTTTCCACGCCGGCACCAGGGCCGAAGGCGATGCCATTCTCGCGGCCGGCGGACGCGTGCTGAATGTCTGCGGCCTCGGCAAGACCGTCAGCGAAGCGCAGGAGCGCGCCTACGAAGCCGTGGACAGGATCGACTGGCCGGAGGGCTTCTGCCGGCGTGACATCGGCCGGCGGGCGATTGAACGGGAAATGATTTAA
- a CDS encoding alpha/beta hydrolase → MSDPADLFPGFESHWIDTSIGKMFARSGGEGAPLLLLHGYAQTNVMWHRVAPKLAERFKLIIPDLPGYGWSVAPKSGKGHAPYDKRSMANVMIEIMEKLGHVRFHLAGHDRGGRVAYRLALDHPGRLIKLSTLDIIPTFEMWHRMDHTLAFKVWHWQFLAQKYPLPEMLISKAPVEFLDWKMASWTKAKDLSAFDSRALAHYRAFFSDPLRIHATCEDYRAGESTDLAHDEIDHAARNKIAAPMLALWGAAGIPSENTPLSIWRNWAKEVSGKPIDSGHFLAEENPEATATALLEFFRP, encoded by the coding sequence ATGTCCGACCCCGCCGATCTCTTTCCCGGTTTTGAATCGCACTGGATCGATACCTCGATCGGCAAAATGTTCGCGCGCTCCGGCGGCGAGGGCGCGCCGCTTCTCTTGCTGCATGGCTACGCGCAAACGAATGTGATGTGGCATCGCGTTGCGCCGAAACTGGCCGAACGCTTCAAGCTGATCATTCCCGATCTCCCCGGCTATGGCTGGTCGGTGGCGCCGAAATCCGGCAAGGGACACGCACCCTACGACAAGCGCTCGATGGCGAATGTCATGATCGAGATCATGGAAAAGCTGGGCCACGTCCGGTTCCATCTTGCGGGGCATGACCGCGGCGGACGTGTCGCCTATCGCCTGGCGCTCGATCATCCCGGGCGGCTGATCAAGCTCTCCACGCTCGATATCATCCCGACCTTCGAGATGTGGCACCGCATGGATCACACGCTCGCCTTCAAGGTCTGGCACTGGCAGTTCCTGGCACAGAAATATCCGCTGCCGGAAATGCTGATCAGCAAGGCGCCGGTCGAATTTCTCGACTGGAAAATGGCAAGCTGGACGAAAGCCAAGGACCTCTCGGCGTTCGATTCGCGCGCACTGGCGCATTACCGTGCCTTCTTCTCCGATCCGCTGCGCATTCATGCGACCTGTGAGGATTACCGCGCCGGCGAATCGACCGATCTCGCCCATGACGAGATCGATCATGCGGCCCGCAACAAGATCGCCGCGCCGATGCTGGCGCTGTGGGGCGCCGCCGGCATCCCCAGCGAAAACACGCCGCTCAGCATCTGGCGCAACTGGGCCAAAGAGGTGTCCGGCAAGCCCATCGACTCGGGCCATTTCCTCGCCGAGGAAAATCCCGAGGCGACCGCCACCGCCCTGCTCGAATTCTTCCGGCCCTGA
- a CDS encoding glucose-6-phosphate isomerase, producing MPILQSITHATEASVGNHGLAESDLRETLKRSEAALAWLRARHEDGGLRLLRLPAERSDLAQITEAAGKLKASATDIVFLGTGGSSLGGQTLAQLAGYAVPGVGALRSAPRLHFMDNLDPLSFGGLLARLPLATTRFVAISKSGGTGETLMQTAAALSACKDAGLTDKIPQLFLGLSEPAKPGKKNGLRALLGAFNVPFLDHDTGVGGRFSVLTNVGLLPAAVLGLDIAAIREGAAAALAPVLAKKTPQDVPAALGAALSVALAQTRGKTISAVMGYADRLEKFAKWYVQLWAESLGKDGKGTTPLAALGPVDQHSQLQLFIAGPRDKFFTVITTGAAGKGPKIAPDLAQLAGEPDFGGKSIGDLVAAQGRATAETLAKNGCPVRTFHLDAIDERSLGELLMHFMLETIIAAQLLGVDAFDQPAVEEGKVLAKQYLAGKA from the coding sequence ATGCCGATTCTCCAATCCATCACACATGCGACCGAAGCTTCGGTCGGCAACCACGGCCTCGCCGAATCCGACTTGCGCGAGACGCTGAAACGCAGCGAAGCCGCGCTCGCGTGGCTGCGCGCCCGGCACGAGGATGGCGGCTTGCGTCTGCTCAGGCTGCCGGCGGAGCGGAGCGACCTTGCGCAGATCACGGAAGCCGCCGGCAAACTGAAAGCGAGCGCAACCGACATCGTGTTTCTCGGCACCGGCGGCTCGAGCCTCGGCGGGCAGACGCTGGCGCAGCTCGCCGGCTATGCGGTGCCGGGCGTCGGCGCGTTGCGCAGCGCGCCGCGGCTGCATTTCATGGACAATCTCGATCCGCTGTCATTTGGCGGCTTGCTGGCGAGGCTGCCGCTGGCCACGACACGTTTCGTTGCGATTTCCAAATCCGGCGGCACCGGCGAGACGCTGATGCAGACCGCGGCGGCGCTGTCCGCCTGCAAGGATGCCGGGCTGACCGACAAGATCCCGCAACTCTTTCTGGGTCTGAGCGAGCCGGCGAAGCCCGGCAAGAAAAACGGCCTGCGCGCGCTGCTCGGCGCTTTCAATGTGCCGTTCCTCGATCACGACACCGGGGTCGGCGGGCGCTTCTCGGTGCTGACCAATGTCGGCCTGCTCCCCGCGGCGGTGCTGGGCCTCGACATTGCCGCGATCCGCGAGGGCGCGGCGGCGGCGCTGGCGCCAGTGCTGGCGAAAAAGACGCCGCAGGACGTGCCGGCGGCACTCGGCGCGGCCTTGTCGGTCGCATTGGCGCAGACGCGCGGCAAGACCATCTCCGCCGTCATGGGCTATGCCGACAGGCTGGAGAAATTCGCCAAGTGGTACGTGCAGCTCTGGGCCGAGAGTCTCGGCAAGGACGGCAAGGGCACGACGCCGCTCGCCGCGCTCGGCCCGGTCGACCAGCACAGCCAGTTGCAATTGTTCATCGCCGGTCCCCGCGACAAGTTCTTCACGGTGATCACGACCGGCGCGGCGGGCAAGGGTCCGAAGATCGCGCCTGATCTGGCGCAGCTCGCCGGCGAGCCGGATTTCGGCGGCAAAAGCATCGGCGACCTGGTCGCCGCCCAGGGCCGCGCCACGGCCGAGACGCTGGCGAAAAATGGCTGCCCGGTGCGCACCTTTCATCTCGATGCAATTGACGAACGCAGCCTCGGCGAATTGCTGATGCATTTCATGTTGGAGACGATCATCGCCGCACAGCTTCTCGGTGTTGACGCCTTCGATCAGCCGGCGGTGGAAGAGGGCAAGGTGCTGGCGAAACAATATCTCGCCGGGAAGGCCTGA
- a CDS encoding pitrilysin family protein, which translates to MISFARRVLLLAAAVTVLSLTTPAQAAMKIERVVSPGGIEAWLVSDPSVPLIAMNFAFRGGANQDPTGKPGVAYMTSGMMDEGAGDLDAKAFQSRAERNAVELSFTTHRDEMRGSLKVLTARKDEGFDLLRLAVTSPRFDQDAIERVRAQILAVLRRETTNPNDIGSRLWWRTAFPEHPYGRPTNGTLESVPTIAQQDLRDYTKRVFARDRLKIAVVGDIDAKTLGPVLDRIFGALPEKAELQAVPSAKMDAVGKKIFVPLDVPQAVVNFGGVGIPRQDPDFIPAYIVNHILGGGSFSSRLYREVREKRGLAYSVYSYLLPLDVAALFMGGTQTRADKADETVKLIESEIRRLSESGPTAEELQKSKSYLKGAYALNFDTSTKIANLLVQIQLDDLGIDYIERRNGLIEAVTLDDVKRVAKRLLDGGILVTVVGRPQGEKGAQQGG; encoded by the coding sequence ATGATATCTTTTGCCCGGCGGGTCTTGCTGCTTGCCGCCGCCGTTACTGTGCTGTCGCTGACGACCCCGGCGCAGGCAGCGATGAAGATCGAGCGCGTCGTTTCCCCCGGCGGCATCGAGGCCTGGCTGGTAAGCGATCCGTCGGTGCCGCTGATCGCGATGAATTTCGCCTTCCGCGGCGGCGCCAATCAGGATCCGACCGGAAAACCCGGCGTCGCCTACATGACGTCCGGCATGATGGACGAGGGCGCCGGCGATCTCGACGCCAAGGCTTTCCAGAGCCGGGCCGAGCGCAACGCCGTCGAACTCAGCTTCACGACGCATCGCGACGAAATGCGCGGCTCGCTCAAGGTGTTGACGGCCCGCAAGGACGAAGGCTTCGACCTGCTGCGGCTCGCCGTGACGTCGCCGCGCTTCGATCAGGACGCGATCGAGCGGGTGCGTGCGCAAATATTGGCGGTACTGCGCCGCGAGACCACCAATCCGAATGATATCGGCAGCCGGTTGTGGTGGCGCACCGCTTTTCCGGAACATCCATACGGCAGGCCGACCAACGGCACGCTAGAATCCGTGCCGACGATCGCGCAGCAGGACCTGCGCGACTACACCAAGCGCGTCTTCGCGCGCGACCGCCTGAAGATTGCGGTGGTCGGCGACATCGACGCCAAGACGCTGGGGCCGGTGCTTGACCGCATCTTTGGCGCGCTGCCCGAGAAAGCCGAATTGCAGGCAGTGCCGTCCGCAAAGATGGACGCGGTCGGCAAGAAGATTTTCGTTCCGCTGGATGTGCCGCAGGCGGTGGTGAATTTCGGCGGCGTCGGAATCCCGCGCCAGGATCCGGATTTCATTCCGGCCTATATTGTCAACCACATCCTCGGCGGCGGCTCCTTCTCCTCGCGGCTCTATCGCGAGGTGCGCGAGAAGCGGGGCCTGGCCTATTCGGTTTATTCGTATCTTCTGCCGCTCGACGTTGCCGCCCTATTCATGGGCGGCACGCAGACGCGCGCCGACAAGGCGGATGAGACGGTCAAGCTGATCGAATCGGAAATTCGCCGGCTCTCCGAAAGTGGCCCGACGGCGGAGGAACTGCAGAAATCGAAATCCTATCTCAAGGGCGCTTATGCCCTGAATTTCGACACCTCGACCAAGATCGCCAACCTTCTGGTGCAGATCCAGCTCGACGATCTCGGCATCGACTATATCGAGCGCCGCAACGGGCTGATCGAGGCGGTGACGCTGGACGACGTCAAGCGCGTGGCCAAGCGGCTGCTGGATGGCGGAATCCTGGTGACCGTGGTCGGGCGCCCGCAGGGCGAGAAAGGCGCCCAGCAGGGCGGGTAG
- the arfB gene encoding alternative ribosome rescue aminoacyl-tRNA hydrolase ArfB, whose amino-acid sequence MIRVTDHISLNDDELQESFVRSSGPGGQNVNKLSTAVQLRFDVRRSPSLPNDVAIRLMRLAGSRLTKDGVLVLIAQNARTQERNRAEARERLFDLIRQAAVKPVPRRATKPTRASKLKRVEGKKIRSNIKKMRGKAFED is encoded by the coding sequence ATGATCCGCGTCACCGACCATATCAGCCTCAACGACGACGAGTTGCAGGAAAGCTTCGTACGCTCCTCGGGACCGGGCGGGCAGAATGTCAACAAGCTTTCCACCGCCGTGCAATTGCGGTTTGACGTGCGGCGTTCGCCGTCATTGCCGAATGACGTTGCGATCCGCCTGATGCGGCTCGCCGGCAGCCGTCTGACGAAAGATGGCGTGCTGGTGCTGATCGCGCAGAACGCCCGCACGCAGGAGCGCAACCGCGCCGAGGCGCGCGAGCGGCTGTTTGACCTTATCCGCCAGGCGGCGGTGAAGCCGGTGCCGCGCCGCGCCACCAAGCCGACCAGGGCGTCCAAGCTGAAGCGCGTGGAGGGCAAGAAAATCCGCTCCAACATCAAGAAGATGCGGGGCAAGGCGTTTGAGGATTAA
- a CDS encoding phosphotransferase family protein, producing the protein MPPIDRQAAFSGTRDVAEALKFDAARLQDYLAASVPDFACLQAVRQFKGGQSNPTYLLETAERRYVLRRKPPGKLLPSAHAVDREFRVISALHRQGFPVAEPILYCADESVAGTAFYVMGFVDGRVFWEPSMPDSHPAERAAVYDHMNATLAQLHSFDPAAIGLADFGKGENYVARQVDRWSKQYRASETETIPEMDRLIDWLPLHVPPQQAVRIVHGDYRLDNTIVDQRQPKIIAVLDWELSTLGDPLADFSYHLMQWHMPHSDSAAGTASLVGQDLAALGIPSLSDYVDSYAARTGFDPRPHLPHYLAYNFFRLAAILQGIVGRVRDGTATSDNAPAKAQMVRPLAVKAWEFAEMA; encoded by the coding sequence ATGCCGCCGATCGACCGACAGGCGGCATTCTCCGGCACCCGCGACGTCGCGGAGGCGTTGAAGTTCGATGCCGCGCGGCTGCAGGATTATCTGGCCGCAAGCGTTCCGGACTTTGCCTGCCTGCAGGCGGTTCGCCAGTTCAAGGGCGGCCAATCCAACCCGACCTATCTGCTCGAGACGGCAGAGCGCCGTTACGTGCTGCGCCGCAAGCCGCCGGGCAAGTTGCTGCCCTCCGCGCACGCGGTCGACCGCGAATTTCGCGTCATCAGTGCGCTGCACAGGCAGGGCTTCCCGGTTGCAGAGCCCATTCTCTATTGCGCCGATGAAAGCGTCGCCGGCACGGCTTTTTACGTGATGGGCTTTGTCGACGGCCGCGTGTTCTGGGAACCGTCGATGCCAGACTCACACCCGGCCGAGCGGGCCGCGGTTTATGACCACATGAATGCGACGCTGGCGCAACTGCACAGCTTCGATCCTGCCGCCATCGGGCTCGCCGACTTCGGCAAGGGAGAGAATTATGTGGCGCGACAGGTTGACCGCTGGTCGAAGCAGTATCGCGCGTCGGAGACCGAAACGATTCCGGAAATGGATCGTCTCATCGACTGGCTGCCGCTCCACGTGCCGCCGCAGCAGGCTGTACGCATCGTGCATGGCGACTATCGGCTCGACAACACGATTGTCGATCAGCGCCAGCCGAAAATCATTGCCGTGCTCGATTGGGAATTGTCCACGCTTGGCGATCCGCTGGCCGATTTTTCCTATCACCTGATGCAATGGCACATGCCGCATTCGGATTCGGCGGCAGGCACCGCCTCGCTGGTCGGGCAGGATCTCGCCGCGCTGGGCATTCCCTCGCTGTCTGATTACGTCGATTCCTACGCAGCACGCACCGGTTTCGATCCGCGTCCGCATCTGCCGCATTATCTCGCCTACAACTTCTTCCGCCTCGCCGCGATCCTGCAGGGCATTGTCGGCCGCGTCCGGGACGGCACCGCCACCAGCGACAACGCGCCCGCGAAGGCGCAGATGGTGCGCCCGCTGGCGGTGAAGGCGTGGGAATTTGCGGAGATGGCATAG
- the rsmD gene encoding 16S rRNA (guanine(966)-N(2))-methyltransferase RsmD — translation MRIVGGQHRGRTLAAPKSQGIRPTADRLRESLFNILAHAYGDPVSGARVLDLFAGSGALGLEALSRGAALVLFVDDGAEARALIRQNVETLGAAGVTRIFRRDATRLGDVHPNDPFSLVFLDPPYGKGLAEKALASARDGGWLTQDALIVVEEAKDAAFKAPQGFEEIERRDYDDTEFVFLRNT, via the coding sequence ATGCGCATTGTCGGCGGACAGCATCGCGGGCGCACCCTCGCCGCGCCGAAATCGCAGGGCATCCGGCCGACCGCCGACCGGCTGCGCGAATCATTGTTCAACATTCTTGCGCATGCCTATGGCGACCCGGTCTCGGGCGCGCGCGTGCTCGATCTCTTTGCCGGCAGCGGTGCGCTCGGGCTTGAAGCCCTGTCGCGCGGCGCGGCGCTTGTTCTGTTCGTCGACGACGGCGCCGAGGCGCGCGCGCTGATCCGGCAGAATGTGGAGACGCTTGGCGCGGCCGGCGTCACCCGCATCTTCCGTCGCGATGCCACGCGGCTCGGCGACGTGCATCCGAATGATCCGTTCTCGTTGGTCTTCCTCGATCCGCCCTATGGCAAGGGGCTCGCCGAGAAGGCGCTGGCGTCCGCGCGCGACGGCGGCTGGCTGACACAGGATGCGTTGATTGTCGTGGAGGAAGCAAAAGACGCCGCGTTCAAGGCGCCGCAGGGATTCGAAGAGATCGAACGGCGCGATTACGATGACACGGAGTTTGTGTTTTTGCGAAATACCTGA
- a CDS encoding type II toxin-antitoxin system VapB family antitoxin produces MAILIKDPATDRLVRQLAERTGETLTETVKNAVAEKLRRLPLSDEQVAEQKRKLKELLVKFDAMPTLDNRTADEIIGYNEFGIFD; encoded by the coding sequence ATGGCGATCCTCATTAAAGATCCTGCGACCGATCGGCTGGTGCGACAGCTCGCAGAGCGGACTGGCGAGACGCTTACCGAGACCGTCAAGAATGCTGTCGCCGAAAAGCTCCGGCGATTGCCGCTGTCGGATGAACAAGTCGCCGAACAGAAGCGAAAGCTCAAGGAGTTGCTGGTAAAGTTCGATGCCATGCCAACCCTCGACAATCGAACTGCCGATGAGATCATTGGCTACAATGAATTCGGCATTTTCGACTGA
- the mutL gene encoding DNA mismatch repair endonuclease MutL, with protein MPVRQLSESLINRIAAGEVVERPASAVKELVENALDAGARKIEIVIDGGGRRLIRVSDDGEGMTRADLALSVERHATSKLWDEDLLAIDTLGFRGEALPSIGSVARLTITTRHVGEPHGWTLSVDAGVKSEIAPAALNSGTRVEVRDLFYATPARLKFMKSDRAEGEAVREVVRRLAMSRPDVAFTLASEERAAVTWPAALPGAAGRLARLGDVLGADFRANAVEVQGGREGLRIAGYAALPTFTRANALGQYLFVNDRPVRDKLLLGAVRAAYADYLPRDRHPVLALFVTLEPREVDVNVHPAKTEVRFRDAGLVRSSIVVALREALARNGQRSASTGGEATAAAFRSGVGSFAAPPRRGGWDWRRSPAMPVVAPRFETLPPASGFAEAAQAAFDVVTPSADARAAFVDAAPDLLDKPLGAARAQIHETYIVAQTRDGLVLVDQHAAHERLVYERLKAAVERDGVARQILLIPEVVELDESDVERLLARTGELARFGLVIESFGPGAVAVRETPSLLGEIDAGALLRDLSEHMAEWDDHLPLERRLMHMAATMACYGSVRAGRRLKPEEMNALLREMEATPNSGQCNHGRPTYVELKLSDIERLFGRR; from the coding sequence ATGCCCGTCCGTCAGCTTTCCGAATCCCTGATCAACCGCATCGCCGCCGGCGAGGTGGTGGAGCGCCCGGCCAGCGCCGTGAAGGAACTGGTCGAGAATGCGCTTGATGCCGGCGCGCGCAAGATCGAGATCGTGATCGACGGCGGGGGGCGGCGGCTCATTCGCGTCAGCGACGACGGCGAGGGGATGACCCGCGCCGATCTCGCCTTGTCGGTCGAACGGCACGCGACCTCAAAGCTCTGGGACGAAGATTTGCTGGCGATCGATACCCTCGGCTTCCGCGGCGAGGCGTTGCCGTCGATCGGGTCGGTCGCGAGGCTCACGATCACGACGCGCCATGTCGGCGAGCCGCATGGCTGGACATTGAGTGTCGACGCGGGCGTGAAATCGGAGATCGCGCCTGCTGCGCTGAATAGCGGCACGCGTGTCGAGGTGCGCGATTTGTTTTATGCAACACCGGCGCGGCTGAAATTCATGAAGTCGGACCGTGCGGAAGGCGAAGCGGTGCGCGAAGTCGTGCGCCGTCTCGCCATGAGCCGGCCGGATGTCGCCTTCACTCTGGCGAGCGAGGAGCGCGCCGCCGTAACCTGGCCGGCGGCGTTGCCCGGCGCGGCGGGACGGCTGGCGCGGCTCGGCGATGTGCTGGGTGCGGATTTCCGCGCCAATGCGGTGGAAGTGCAGGGCGGGCGCGAAGGCTTGCGCATCGCAGGGTACGCGGCGTTGCCGACCTTCACCCGCGCCAATGCGCTCGGACAATATCTGTTCGTCAACGACCGGCCGGTGCGCGACAAGCTCTTGCTTGGCGCCGTGCGCGCGGCCTATGCCGATTATCTGCCGCGCGACCGGCATCCGGTGCTGGCGCTGTTCGTCACCCTCGAGCCGCGCGAGGTCGACGTGAACGTGCATCCGGCGAAAACCGAAGTGCGCTTCCGCGATGCCGGCCTGGTCCGGTCGAGCATCGTCGTTGCCTTGCGCGAGGCGCTGGCGCGCAACGGGCAGCGATCGGCCTCGACCGGAGGTGAGGCGACGGCGGCGGCGTTTCGTTCGGGAGTCGGCTCGTTCGCTGCTCCGCCGCGCCGTGGTGGTTGGGACTGGCGACGCTCGCCGGCCATGCCCGTGGTGGCGCCGCGGTTTGAGACCCTGCCACCTGCCTCCGGCTTTGCCGAAGCAGCGCAGGCGGCATTCGACGTGGTGACGCCCTCCGCCGATGCGCGGGCCGCTTTTGTCGACGCCGCGCCTGACCTGCTCGACAAGCCGCTCGGCGCGGCGCGCGCGCAGATCCACGAGACCTATATCGTGGCGCAGACCCGCGACGGACTTGTGCTGGTGGATCAGCATGCCGCGCATGAGCGGCTGGTCTATGAGCGGCTGAAGGCGGCGGTCGAGCGTGACGGTGTGGCGCGGCAGATCCTGCTCATTCCGGAAGTGGTCGAACTGGACGAGAGCGATGTCGAACGGCTGCTGGCACGCACCGGCGAGCTCGCGCGTTTTGGCCTGGTCATCGAATCCTTCGGACCCGGTGCGGTGGCGGTGCGCGAAACCCCGTCGTTGCTGGGAGAAATCGACGCCGGCGCATTGCTGCGCGATCTCTCAGAGCACATGGCGGAATGGGACGATCACCTGCCGCTCGAGCGCCGCCTGATGCATATGGCTGCGACCATGGCCTGCTACGGCTCGGTGCGCGCGGGGCGGCGGCTCAAGCCGGAGGAAATGAACGCGCTCTTGCGTGAGATGGAGGCGACGCCGAATTCCGGCCAGTGCAATCACGGCCGGCCGACCTATGTGGAGTTGAAGCTGAGCGATATCGAGAGGTTGTTTGGGCGGCGCTAA